The following are from one region of the Candidatus Kinetoplastibacterium crithidii genome:
- the nusG gene encoding transcription termination/antitermination protein NusG: MNKRWYIIHVFSGMEKNVLKVLNDRIDAAGLRSSFGRILIPSEEVIDIKNGHKSITERSIFPGYMLLEMELTDETWHLVRNTNRITGFLGGHGNKPTPIADSEIEKILAKMEEGFEKPRPKVLFEIGEIIRVKDGPFADFNGNVEEVNYEKNKIRVSVTIFGRSTPVELDFSQVEKT; this comes from the coding sequence ATGAATAAACGTTGGTACATTATTCATGTTTTTTCAGGCATGGAGAAAAATGTTTTGAAAGTACTAAATGATCGTATTGATGCTGCTGGTTTGCGTTCTTCATTTGGAAGGATATTAATTCCTTCTGAAGAGGTGATAGATATTAAAAATGGTCATAAATCTATTACTGAGAGATCTATATTCCCTGGCTATATGTTGCTTGAGATGGAATTAACAGATGAAACATGGCATTTAGTAAGAAATACAAACCGCATTACAGGTTTTTTAGGTGGTCATGGTAATAAACCTACACCTATTGCAGATTCTGAAATTGAAAAAATTCTTGCTAAAATGGAAGAAGGTTTTGAGAAGCCTAGGCCGAAAGTCTTATTTGAAATAGGTGAAATCATAAGAGTCAAAGATGGCCCTTTTGCTGACTTTAATGGTAATGTTGAAGAGGTAAACTATGAGAAAAACAAAATCAGAGTTTCTGTAACGATTTTTGGTAGATCTACTCCTGTAGAACTTGATTTTAGTCAAGTGGAAAAGACTTGA
- the rplA gene encoding 50S ribosomal protein L1: MKKLSKRMLDISSKVNSSKLYSISDALQLLKDTANAKFDESIDIAVQLGIDAKKSDQLVRGSVILPSGTGKQVRVAVFAQGDKAESAKLAGADIVGFEDLADSIKSGQINFDVVIASPDAMKIVGSLGQILGPRGLMPNPKVGTVTMDVAEAVKNVKLGQVQYRTDKNGIIHSTIGRASFNIDSLVSNAVALVDALRKNKPVSSKGVYLRKISLSSTMGIGVRIDLSSIG; the protein is encoded by the coding sequence ATGAAAAAACTAAGTAAAAGAATGCTTGATATTTCAAGTAAAGTAAACTCTTCTAAACTCTATTCCATTTCTGATGCTTTACAGTTGTTAAAAGATACTGCCAATGCTAAATTTGACGAATCCATAGATATAGCTGTTCAGCTTGGTATTGATGCAAAAAAATCTGATCAATTAGTTCGTGGTTCTGTTATTTTACCTTCAGGAACAGGGAAACAGGTTAGAGTAGCTGTTTTTGCTCAAGGAGATAAGGCTGAGTCAGCTAAGTTAGCTGGTGCTGATATAGTTGGTTTTGAAGATCTTGCAGATTCTATAAAATCTGGTCAGATTAATTTTGATGTGGTTATCGCTTCTCCTGATGCAATGAAGATTGTTGGCTCTTTGGGACAGATTTTAGGGCCTCGTGGCTTAATGCCTAATCCTAAAGTTGGTACTGTTACCATGGATGTGGCTGAAGCTGTTAAGAATGTTAAATTAGGTCAAGTTCAATATAGAACAGATAAGAATGGTATAATACATTCTACTATAGGTAGAGCTTCGTTTAATATAGATAGTTTAGTCTCTAATGCAGTAGCTTTGGTTGATGCTTTAAGGAAAAATAAACCAGTGTCTTCTAAAGGTGTTTATTTGAGAAAAATTTCTTTATCTTCGACAATGGGAATAGGTGTAAGAATTGATCTATCTTCTATAGGTTAA
- the rplL gene encoding 50S ribosomal protein L7/L12, whose amino-acid sequence MSLSKSEILEAVSNMTVLELSELIKEMEEKFGVSAAAAVAVAAPAVASSAAVEEQTEFNVMLLEVGANKVSVIKTVREITSLGLKEAKDLVDGAPKAVKEGVSKADADAIKKKLEEAGAKAEIK is encoded by the coding sequence ATGTCGTTAAGTAAAAGTGAAATTCTTGAAGCAGTATCTAATATGACAGTTCTTGAATTATCAGAACTGATTAAAGAAATGGAAGAAAAATTTGGTGTTTCAGCAGCTGCTGCTGTAGCTGTTGCAGCTCCAGCAGTTGCATCATCTGCTGCTGTGGAGGAACAGACCGAATTTAATGTAATGTTATTAGAAGTCGGTGCTAATAAGGTAAGTGTTATTAAAACTGTTCGTGAAATTACCAGCTTAGGATTGAAAGAAGCAAAAGATTTGGTTGATGGTGCTCCTAAAGCAGTTAAGGAAGGTGTATCTAAAGCTGATGCTGATGCAATTAAGAAGAAATTAGAAGAAGCTGGAGCAAAAGCAGAAATTAAATAA
- the rplK gene encoding 50S ribosomal protein L11, translating to MAKKIVGFIKLQVPAGKATPSPPIGPALGQRGLNIMEFCKAFNAKTQGMEVGLPIPVVITAFADKSFTFILKTPPATVLIKKAISLQKGSAKPHVDKVGVLTRGQIEEIAKAKAVDLTAADLDAAVRTIAGSARSMGVKVEGV from the coding sequence ATGGCAAAAAAAATAGTAGGTTTTATTAAATTACAAGTACCTGCTGGTAAGGCAACTCCTTCTCCTCCTATTGGTCCTGCATTGGGTCAACGAGGTTTGAATATTATGGAGTTTTGTAAGGCTTTTAATGCTAAAACACAAGGCATGGAAGTGGGTCTTCCAATTCCTGTTGTTATTACAGCATTCGCTGATAAGAGTTTTACTTTTATATTAAAAACTCCCCCAGCCACTGTTTTAATTAAAAAAGCAATTTCTTTACAAAAGGGTTCGGCGAAACCTCATGTTGATAAGGTTGGTGTTTTAACAAGAGGGCAGATTGAAGAAATAGCCAAAGCTAAAGCTGTTGATTTAACAGCTGCTGACTTAGATGCTGCTGTTCGTACTATAGCTGGTAGTGCTCGTAGTATGGGTGTCAAGGTGGAGGGCGTTTAA
- the rplJ gene encoding 50S ribosomal protein L10, with protein sequence MSLNRQEKAIVIQEMQLKISDAQSVVIAEYRGLDVASISSLRKIARDSGVYIRVLKNSLARRVIADTDFALLVDKLTGPLIYGVSSDPVSAAKVLADFAKNNDKLIIKAGALPNYLLDYTAVVALANMPSREELLAKLAATLQAPITQFVRTLNEIPTKFVRGLSAVCDLKK encoded by the coding sequence GTGAGTCTTAATCGTCAAGAGAAAGCGATAGTTATTCAAGAGATGCAGTTAAAAATATCGGATGCTCAGTCTGTTGTTATTGCTGAATATCGAGGTCTTGATGTCGCTTCTATTTCTTCATTGCGTAAAATTGCGCGTGATTCTGGTGTGTATATCAGAGTTTTGAAAAACTCGTTAGCACGCCGTGTTATTGCAGATACAGATTTTGCATTGTTAGTTGATAAATTGACTGGGCCATTGATTTATGGTGTTAGTTCAGATCCTGTATCGGCAGCTAAAGTTTTAGCTGATTTTGCTAAAAATAATGACAAGTTAATAATTAAAGCGGGTGCTTTGCCTAATTACTTGTTGGATTATACTGCTGTTGTTGCTTTGGCTAATATGCCTTCAAGGGAAGAATTGTTAGCTAAGTTGGCGGCAACATTACAGGCTCCTATTACACAATTTGTTCGTACTCTTAATGAGATTCCTACAAAATTTGTAAGAGGTCTTTCAGCTGTATGTGATTTAAAAAAGTAA